One region of Chryseobacterium sp. C-71 genomic DNA includes:
- a CDS encoding sodium:solute symporter family transporter encodes MGNLATIDIVIFLVYFVVVAGYGIWIYNRKKSAATGSKDYFLAEGSLTWWAIGASLIASNISAEQFIGMSGEGFFVGVAVAAYEWIAALALIIIAIWFIPIYLKNKIYTMPQFLEMRYNKSVSLIMAVFWLFLYVIVNLTSILYLGALAIDTLLGGDNLHIIMIGLLLMALLIGLGGMKVIGYTDVIQVAVLIIGGFATVYMALQIVDQRINGAAIGNAFAGFQTLMKEAPQHFNLILDKPTTTTTTLAMPENLSVQKYVVLPGLAMYFAGQWIVNLNYWGCNQYITQRALGADLKTARTGILFAGFLKLFMPIIVMLPGIAAYVLYTKGHLPGFNGVKDGAYSAILGFLPTGLKGLAVAALTAAIVASLAGKVNSISTIFTLDIYKKYLKADATEIEMVRTGRWAIIVAMFVALAFTWTDVLGIGGEGGFTFIQKYTGFISPGVFAMFLLGMFWKRTTGTAALVGVLLGFLLAIFFNSFAVDIFGKETWLYTAFTYEKLENGVVQTITEIPFLINMGWSFFITVAVMVMISLAGPKVNPKAFAIDATMFKVDNRTLVLIVVTLLLLTALYVRFW; translated from the coding sequence ATGGGAAACTTAGCAACTATTGATATCGTCATATTTCTGGTTTATTTTGTGGTGGTAGCCGGTTACGGAATCTGGATTTATAACAGAAAAAAATCTGCAGCAACCGGCAGTAAAGATTATTTCCTGGCGGAAGGTTCACTAACCTGGTGGGCGATTGGAGCAAGTTTAATTGCTTCCAACATTTCAGCAGAACAGTTCATCGGGATGTCCGGAGAAGGATTTTTCGTAGGCGTTGCCGTTGCAGCGTATGAATGGATTGCTGCTCTGGCATTGATTATTATTGCAATCTGGTTCATTCCTATTTATCTTAAAAACAAGATTTATACGATGCCCCAGTTTCTTGAAATGCGTTACAATAAATCAGTTTCACTGATTATGGCAGTTTTCTGGCTGTTCCTTTATGTCATTGTGAATTTAACTTCTATCCTTTATCTCGGAGCTTTAGCGATCGATACTTTATTGGGCGGAGACAACCTTCACATCATTATGATCGGATTGCTTCTTATGGCTTTATTAATTGGTTTGGGCGGAATGAAAGTAATCGGTTACACCGACGTAATTCAGGTTGCAGTTTTGATCATTGGAGGTTTTGCTACGGTTTATATGGCTCTTCAAATCGTTGACCAGAGAATCAACGGAGCTGCCATAGGAAATGCTTTTGCAGGTTTTCAGACATTGATGAAAGAGGCACCACAACATTTTAATTTGATTCTTGATAAACCGACCACAACGACTACCACATTGGCAATGCCGGAAAATCTTAGTGTTCAGAAATATGTAGTTCTGCCTGGATTGGCGATGTATTTTGCAGGTCAATGGATTGTAAACTTAAACTATTGGGGATGCAACCAATACATCACACAACGTGCTTTGGGAGCAGATTTGAAAACCGCAAGAACCGGAATTTTATTCGCAGGATTTTTGAAATTATTTATGCCGATTATCGTAATGCTTCCGGGAATTGCAGCCTATGTTTTATATACGAAAGGACATTTGCCAGGTTTCAATGGGGTAAAAGACGGTGCTTACTCAGCTATTTTAGGATTTTTACCAACCGGATTGAAAGGTCTTGCAGTAGCGGCTTTGACGGCAGCAATTGTTGCATCTTTAGCAGGAAAAGTCAACAGTATTTCGACAATTTTTACTTTAGATATTTATAAAAAATATTTGAAAGCTGATGCGACAGAAATCGAAATGGTAAGAACAGGACGTTGGGCAATTATCGTGGCGATGTTTGTGGCTCTGGCGTTTACGTGGACAGATGTTTTGGGAATCGGAGGAGAAGGCGGATTTACATTCATCCAGAAATATACAGGATTTATCAGTCCGGGTGTTTTTGCGATGTTCCTTTTGGGAATGTTCTGGAAGAGAACCACAGGAACCGCAGCTTTGGTAGGCGTTCTTCTCGGTTTCTTATTGGCAATTTTCTTCAACAGTTTCGCAGTCGATATTTTCGGAAAAGAAACTTGGCTGTACACCGCTTTTACGTACGAAAAATTAGAAAATGGAGTCGTGCAGACCATTACAGAAATTCCATTTTTGATCAATATGGGATGGTCATTCTTTATCACGGTTGCCGTAATGGTGATGATAAGTCTCGCAGGACCGAAAGTAAATCCGAAAGCTTTTGCTATTGACGCAACAATGTTTAAAGTAGATAACAGAACTTTGGTGTTGATCGTGGTGACATTGCTTCTATTGACCGCACTTTATGTAAGATTCTGGTAA
- a CDS encoding glycoside hydrolase family 127 protein: MNKKSLILFLSFTSLAFGQVKKNVSYFPLNKVHLSESVFSKAMQTDEKYILSMDADRLLAPYLKEAGLKPKKENYPNWENTGLDGHIGGHYISALALMYASTGDPKVKQRLDYMIDELERCQNLSEKGYLSGVPNGKKIWKEIADGNIRAATFGLNDRWVPLYNIHKIYSGLRDAYWYADSEKAKKMLIKLTDWMADEVSGLSDEQIQDMLRSEHGGLNEVFADVYDITKNPKYLKLARRFSHLAILNPLLNSEDKLTGIHANTQIPKVIGFKRIADLENNTQWSNAADFFWTNVTQKRSAIIGGNSVSEHFNPINDFSGMIKSIEGPETCNTYNMLKLSKELYATNPKSSYVDYYEKALYNHILSTQNPEKGGFVYFTPMRPGHYRIYSQPETSFWCCVGSGMENHAKYGEMIYAYSDDDLYVNLFIPSILKWSEKKIVLRQENNFPENPSTKLIFDVASKSNINLKLRAPEWANASEITISLNGKNINVPVDAEGYFTINKKWKKGDVIEMKMPMHLSAEQLPDHSDYFAFKYGPIVLAAKYGKENQDGLFADDSRGGHIAHGPQIPLNEIPTILGSSDSVLSHLETVNGKDLTFKLKGLYPENKFSKGLELVPFYKIQEERYIIYFPQANQDKIEMIQKQKIKEEEEIRKLDNITTDKIQLGEQQPESDHFIDSKDSNTGYMEDRHFREAKGWFSYQMRNKEKNAKYLHLIYFDANNNRTLNVEINGIKAISKNFDGKMGGSPQSLLIPIPESENRKEILNVKFNTNEKSLTPKIIEVRLLTESPK; encoded by the coding sequence ATGAACAAAAAATCACTGATATTATTTTTAAGCTTTACTTCGCTTGCTTTTGGGCAGGTAAAGAAAAATGTTAGCTACTTTCCGCTCAACAAGGTTCATCTGTCCGAAAGTGTTTTCAGCAAGGCAATGCAGACCGATGAGAAATATATCCTGTCGATGGATGCAGACCGGCTTCTTGCACCTTATTTAAAAGAGGCAGGACTGAAACCCAAAAAAGAAAACTATCCCAATTGGGAAAATACAGGATTAGATGGTCATATCGGAGGTCATTACATTTCCGCTTTGGCTTTGATGTACGCTTCAACAGGCGACCCAAAAGTTAAACAGCGTCTGGATTATATGATTGATGAATTGGAGCGTTGCCAGAATCTTTCGGAAAAAGGCTATTTGTCGGGTGTTCCGAACGGTAAAAAAATCTGGAAAGAAATTGCCGATGGAAACATTCGTGCCGCAACTTTCGGTCTGAATGACCGCTGGGTTCCTTTATATAATATTCATAAAATTTATTCAGGTTTACGCGATGCCTATTGGTATGCAGATAGCGAAAAAGCAAAAAAAATGCTGATAAAACTTACGGATTGGATGGCTGATGAAGTTTCCGGACTTTCCGATGAACAAATTCAGGATATGCTTCGCAGCGAGCACGGCGGTCTGAATGAAGTTTTTGCCGACGTTTACGACATTACAAAAAATCCGAAATATCTAAAGCTTGCTCGTCGTTTTTCACACCTTGCCATTTTAAATCCATTATTGAATAGTGAAGATAAACTCACAGGAATCCACGCCAACACACAGATTCCGAAAGTGATTGGTTTCAAAAGAATTGCAGATTTAGAAAATAATACACAATGGAGCAATGCCGCAGATTTTTTCTGGACCAATGTTACCCAAAAAAGGTCAGCGATTATCGGAGGAAACAGCGTCAGCGAGCATTTTAATCCTATCAATGATTTCAGCGGAATGATAAAAAGTATCGAAGGTCCCGAAACCTGCAATACGTATAATATGCTGAAACTCTCCAAAGAATTGTATGCGACCAATCCAAAATCATCTTACGTAGATTATTACGAAAAAGCGCTATACAATCATATTCTTTCCACCCAAAATCCCGAAAAAGGCGGTTTTGTCTACTTCACGCCGATGCGTCCCGGTCATTACAGGATTTATTCTCAGCCGGAAACCAGCTTTTGGTGCTGCGTAGGTTCGGGAATGGAAAATCACGCCAAATATGGTGAAATGATTTATGCATATTCTGACGACGATTTGTACGTGAATTTGTTTATCCCTTCCATTTTAAAGTGGTCTGAAAAGAAAATAGTTCTGAGACAGGAAAATAATTTCCCTGAAAATCCATCTACAAAACTGATTTTTGATGTTGCTTCAAAATCAAATATAAATTTAAAATTAAGAGCACCGGAATGGGCAAACGCTTCTGAAATTACCATTTCACTAAATGGTAAAAATATCAATGTTCCGGTTGATGCCGAAGGTTATTTTACCATTAATAAAAAATGGAAAAAAGGAGATGTCATCGAAATGAAAATGCCGATGCACCTTTCTGCAGAACAGCTTCCTGACCATTCGGATTATTTTGCCTTTAAATATGGTCCGATTGTTTTAGCTGCGAAATATGGAAAAGAAAACCAGGACGGACTTTTCGCCGATGACAGCAGAGGCGGACATATTGCGCACGGACCACAAATTCCTTTAAATGAAATCCCTACAATTTTGGGAAGTTCAGATTCTGTTTTAAGTCATTTGGAAACGGTTAATGGTAAAGATTTAACATTCAAACTAAAAGGTTTGTATCCCGAAAATAAGTTCAGTAAAGGATTGGAGTTGGTTCCGTTTTATAAAATTCAGGAAGAACGTTACATTATTTATTTTCCGCAGGCGAATCAGGATAAAATTGAAATGATTCAGAAACAGAAAATCAAAGAAGAAGAGGAAATCAGAAAACTGGACAACATTACGACTGATAAAATTCAGCTAGGTGAGCAGCAACCGGAATCCGACCATTTCATCGACAGCAAAGATTCCAACACCGGATATATGGAAGACCGCCATTTCCGTGAGGCTAAAGGCTGGTTCAGCTATCAGATGAGAAACAAAGAAAAAAATGCAAAATATCTTCATCTTATTTATTTTGATGCCAATAACAATCGAACTTTGAATGTGGAAATCAATGGAATAAAAGCGATTTCTAAAAATTTCGACGGAAAAATGGGTGGCTCTCCACAATCATTATTAATCCCGATTCCAGAATCTGAAAATAGGAAAGAGATTCTTAATGTAAAATTTAATACAAATGAAAAATCGCTTACACCGAAAATTATCGAAGTAAGATTGCTGACGGAATCACCAAAATAA
- a CDS encoding L-ribulose-5-phosphate 4-epimerase has product MSIYKELQRECYEANMQLDALKLVVYTFGNVSAVDREKGIFAIKPSGVPYELLKPEDIVILDYDANVVEGNLRPSSDTKTHAYLYKNWEKIGGISHTHAIYSVAWAQAQMDIPIFGTTHADHLTTDIPCAPPMRDDLIEGNYEYNTGIQILDCFKEKELSYEEVEMVLIGNHGPFTWGKNADKAVYNSKVLETIAEMAYRTRQINPNAPRLKDSLIKKHYERKHGKNAYYGQ; this is encoded by the coding sequence ATGAGCATCTATAAAGAACTCCAGAGAGAATGTTACGAAGCCAATATGCAGTTGGATGCTTTGAAGCTGGTGGTTTATACATTCGGAAACGTAAGTGCCGTCGACCGAGAAAAAGGAATCTTTGCCATCAAACCAAGCGGTGTTCCTTATGAATTGTTGAAACCGGAAGACATTGTGATTTTAGATTACGATGCCAATGTGGTTGAAGGAAATTTAAGACCATCTTCCGACACCAAAACCCACGCTTACCTTTACAAAAACTGGGAAAAAATCGGCGGAATTTCCCATACGCACGCTATTTATTCTGTAGCTTGGGCTCAGGCACAAATGGATATTCCGATTTTCGGGACGACACACGCAGACCATCTGACGACAGATATTCCCTGTGCACCGCCAATGCGTGATGATTTAATTGAAGGAAATTACGAATACAACACCGGAATTCAGATTTTAGATTGTTTCAAAGAAAAAGAACTGTCTTACGAAGAAGTCGAAATGGTTCTCATCGGAAATCACGGACCATTCACTTGGGGGAAAAACGCTGATAAAGCCGTTTACAACAGCAAAGTTCTGGAAACCATCGCAGAAATGGCGTATCGCACAAGACAGATCAACCCAAATGCGCCACGCCTGAAAGATTCACTCATCAAAAAACATTACGAACGAAAACACGGCAAAAATGCCTATTACGGACAGTAG
- the araA gene encoding L-arabinose isomerase, translating into MLTPLNTKEIWFITGSQHLYGPETLAQVAEHSKKIVEALNASSSIPVKVVLKPTVKTTEEIFETLTAANFAKDCIGIVTWMHTFSPAKMWIRGLTALQKPMLHLHTQFNQDIPWATMDMDFMNLNQAAHGDREFGFMVSRLRKNRKVVVGHWADERVQKQIGNWSRVAAGWDDWQGAKFARFGDNMRYVAVTDGDKVEAETKFGFSVNTWGIGDLVSVVNSIGDGEIKTLMEEYEASYKMAESLLSGGSNRKSLEAAARIELGLEKFLKDGNFKGFSDTFEDLHGLEQLPGIAVQRLMEKGYGFAGEGDWKTAALVRAMKTMGQGLEGGNAFMEDYTYHLNPSNPSVLGSHMLEVDPVLAVDKPSCEIHPLGIGGKADPVRLVFNSRGNIDSLNAALMDFGNHFRLLINKTKALEITEELPKLPVARVLWKPLPDLYTAAEAWILAGGAHHTCYSENISAEQLEDFAEIAGIESLFIDEDTKIRDFKNTLRWNEIYYR; encoded by the coding sequence ATGTTAACACCTCTCAATACAAAAGAAATCTGGTTCATCACCGGAAGCCAGCATTTATACGGACCTGAAACCTTAGCTCAGGTTGCCGAACATTCAAAGAAAATTGTGGAAGCTCTCAATGCTTCGTCATCTATTCCTGTAAAAGTGGTTTTAAAACCAACCGTAAAAACGACGGAAGAAATTTTTGAAACTCTTACAGCCGCCAATTTTGCCAAAGATTGCATCGGAATTGTAACCTGGATGCACACGTTTTCTCCTGCCAAAATGTGGATTCGTGGCTTGACCGCCTTACAAAAACCAATGTTGCATCTTCATACGCAGTTCAATCAGGATATTCCGTGGGCTACGATGGATATGGATTTTATGAACCTGAATCAGGCCGCTCACGGCGACCGTGAATTTGGATTTATGGTAAGTCGTCTTCGCAAAAACAGAAAAGTGGTTGTAGGACATTGGGCAGACGAAAGAGTTCAGAAACAAATCGGAAACTGGAGCCGTGTTGCAGCAGGTTGGGACGATTGGCAAGGTGCAAAATTCGCTCGTTTTGGCGACAATATGAGATATGTTGCCGTTACAGATGGCGACAAAGTAGAAGCGGAAACCAAATTCGGATTTTCAGTAAATACTTGGGGAATCGGGGATTTGGTTAGCGTTGTCAATTCGATTGGCGATGGCGAAATCAAAACTTTGATGGAAGAATATGAAGCCTCATACAAAATGGCTGAATCTCTCCTTTCAGGCGGAAGCAACAGAAAATCTCTTGAAGCAGCTGCAAGAATAGAATTAGGTTTAGAAAAATTCCTGAAAGACGGAAATTTCAAAGGTTTCTCAGATACTTTTGAAGACCTTCACGGTTTGGAACAACTTCCGGGAATTGCCGTTCAGAGGTTAATGGAAAAAGGTTATGGTTTTGCAGGAGAAGGTGACTGGAAAACTGCCGCTTTAGTTCGTGCGATGAAAACGATGGGACAAGGTCTTGAGGGTGGAAACGCATTTATGGAAGATTACACTTATCATTTAAATCCTTCAAACCCTTCGGTTTTAGGCTCGCATATGCTGGAAGTTGACCCTGTTTTGGCGGTTGACAAACCTTCTTGTGAGATCCATCCGTTGGGAATTGGTGGAAAAGCAGACCCGGTTCGTTTGGTTTTCAATTCAAGAGGAAATATCGATTCTCTGAATGCTGCTTTGATGGATTTTGGAAATCATTTCAGGCTTTTAATTAATAAAACAAAAGCGTTGGAAATCACTGAAGAATTACCAAAACTTCCTGTGGCAAGAGTTCTTTGGAAGCCGCTTCCTGATTTGTACACGGCTGCAGAAGCCTGGATTTTGGCTGGTGGAGCGCATCACACGTGTTACAGTGAAAACATCAGTGCAGAGCAGCTGGAAGATTTTGCAGAAATTGCAGGAATTGAATCTCTTTTTATCGATGAAGACACAAAAATCCGTGATTTTAAGAATACCCTTCGTTGGAATGAGATTTATTATCGTTAA
- a CDS encoding aldose epimerase family protein — protein sequence MKKITYNLIIIALLCIFGCNKKENNNQPQKENMENIQVSDYGVTAKGDSIKKYTLTNKNGMKVEVINFGGIITSLTAPDKNGKYEDVVLGFTKPEDYFNGNSYYFGALIGRFGNRIANAKFTLEGKTYDIHKNDGPNSLHGGKEGFHTKFWNIETVKDAKFPTLKLAYTSEDGEQGYPGKLTTNVLYTLTDDNALEISYEATTDKATVVNLTQHSYFNLSGNFSKTITDHELQINADKFLPVNETLIPTGEQKSVKGSPFDFTVSKPIGKDINADDDQLKKGKGYDHNWILNGSGLRSIAKVYHPESGRVMEVLTDEPGVQFYSGNFLDGKFDTKTGGKNEFRTGFCLETQHFPDSPNQASFPSTELKPGQKYQSKTIYKFSVKK from the coding sequence ATGAAAAAAATAACTTATAACCTGATTATTATTGCGCTTTTATGTATTTTCGGGTGCAATAAAAAAGAAAATAATAATCAGCCTCAAAAAGAGAATATGGAAAACATACAGGTTTCAGATTACGGAGTAACAGCGAAAGGCGATTCCATCAAAAAATATACTTTAACGAATAAAAATGGGATGAAGGTGGAAGTCATCAATTTTGGTGGAATTATCACCTCACTCACGGCTCCCGACAAAAACGGAAAATATGAAGATGTCGTTTTAGGTTTCACAAAACCTGAAGATTATTTCAACGGAAATTCTTACTATTTTGGCGCTTTGATTGGCCGCTTTGGAAACAGAATTGCCAACGCCAAATTCACTTTGGAAGGCAAAACCTATGACATCCATAAAAACGACGGACCAAACAGTCTTCACGGTGGAAAAGAAGGTTTTCATACCAAATTCTGGAATATTGAAACTGTAAAAGATGCAAAATTTCCAACGTTGAAGCTAGCTTACACAAGTGAAGATGGTGAACAGGGTTATCCTGGAAAACTGACGACAAATGTTTTGTATACTTTGACAGATGACAATGCTTTGGAGATTTCTTACGAAGCTACTACGGATAAAGCAACAGTTGTGAATCTGACGCAACATTCGTATTTCAATCTTTCAGGGAATTTCTCAAAAACGATTACCGACCACGAACTGCAAATCAATGCAGATAAATTCTTACCTGTAAATGAAACGTTAATTCCAACAGGCGAACAGAAGTCTGTAAAAGGAAGTCCATTTGATTTTACCGTTTCAAAACCAATTGGAAAAGATATCAATGCTGATGACGACCAGCTGAAAAAAGGAAAAGGCTACGACCACAACTGGATTCTGAACGGAAGCGGACTGAGAAGCATTGCCAAAGTTTATCATCCTGAATCGGGAAGAGTGATGGAAGTTTTGACAGACGAACCAGGCGTTCAGTTCTATTCAGGTAATTTCCTTGACGGGAAATTCGATACTAAAACAGGTGGCAAAAATGAATTCAGAACAGGTTTCTGTTTGGAAACTCAACATTTCCCGGATTCTCCGAACCAAGCTTCTTTCCCTTCAACAGAACTGAAGCCGGGTCAAAAATATCAGTCAAAAACAATTTATAAATTCTCAGTTAAAAAATAA
- a CDS encoding sialate O-acetylesterase codes for MNKKNFTKVLVLLLCIFCIFIEAKIKLPALVSDGMVLQRNQKLNVWGKADAGEKVEVKFLNKNYKTTADQTGNWKITLPEQKAGGPYTMTINEITLKDILIGDVWLASGQSNMELPMRRLTPLYADEIKNANNQNIRFFTVPQKYNFKSPQTELDGGKWEATNPQTILNFSGVAYFFAKELSQKNKVAVGIIHASLGGSPIQAWMDENSLKKYPEYLDEAKKWQNDDLIKSTESGEQALSKAWYTELDQSDIGLNQHWENFDLNDSDWKTMNIPGSWEDKEGSFEGSVWFRKEINLTKNQAGKAAFLNLGRIKDADVTYINGTKVGNVTYEYPPRWYDIPAGVLKEGKNVIAVRISNGSGKGQFIADKPYYLEIEGNKIDLKTEWKYKIGAKMEKMAPGTTFIRWKPTGLYNAMINPLINYNIKGAIWYQGESNTGKPREYGDLLTTMILDWRNKWNQKEMPFFTVQLANFMEPKTQPVESNWAELRDQQRQVSLKVPNTGLAVIIDIGEWNDIHPLNKKTVGDRLALQALKVADKKNIIADGPVYQSMKVEGNKIILSFKNGTDDFAPVSELKGFAVKGKEGKYEWAKAKIEGNKIIVWNDTISNPISVRYDWADNPDGNLKNKTGLPASPFTTE; via the coding sequence ATGAACAAGAAAAATTTCACCAAAGTTTTGGTTTTGCTTCTTTGCATATTCTGCATTTTCATTGAAGCTAAAATCAAACTTCCGGCACTGGTTTCAGACGGAATGGTTTTGCAGCGTAACCAAAAACTGAATGTTTGGGGAAAAGCCGATGCAGGAGAAAAAGTAGAAGTGAAATTCCTCAATAAAAATTACAAAACCACCGCCGACCAGACCGGAAACTGGAAAATCACACTTCCCGAGCAAAAAGCCGGAGGTCCTTACACGATGACCATCAATGAAATTACATTGAAAGATATTCTCATCGGTGATGTTTGGCTCGCTTCCGGACAATCGAATATGGAACTGCCGATGCGCAGACTGACTCCGCTTTACGCTGACGAAATTAAAAATGCAAACAATCAGAACATCAGGTTTTTTACGGTTCCTCAAAAATATAATTTTAAATCGCCTCAAACCGAGCTTGATGGCGGAAAATGGGAAGCAACAAATCCACAAACGATTCTTAATTTCTCGGGAGTTGCTTACTTTTTCGCAAAAGAATTAAGTCAGAAAAATAAAGTGGCCGTCGGAATTATCCACGCAAGTTTGGGTGGTTCTCCGATTCAGGCGTGGATGGATGAAAATTCTCTGAAAAAATACCCTGAATATCTGGACGAAGCCAAAAAATGGCAAAATGATGATTTGATAAAATCTACCGAATCCGGCGAACAGGCCTTGAGCAAAGCTTGGTACACAGAGCTCGACCAAAGCGATATCGGATTAAACCAACATTGGGAAAATTTCGACCTAAACGATTCTGACTGGAAAACAATGAATATTCCCGGTTCTTGGGAAGATAAGGAAGGTTCCTTTGAAGGTTCAGTTTGGTTCAGAAAAGAAATTAATTTAACCAAAAATCAGGCAGGAAAAGCCGCTTTTTTAAATTTAGGAAGAATAAAAGATGCTGATGTTACCTACATCAACGGAACAAAAGTAGGCAATGTAACCTATGAATATCCGCCGCGTTGGTACGATATTCCGGCAGGCGTTTTAAAGGAAGGCAAAAACGTGATTGCTGTTAGAATCTCCAACGGTAGCGGAAAAGGACAGTTCATCGCTGACAAACCTTATTACCTCGAAATTGAAGGAAATAAAATCGATTTAAAAACCGAATGGAAATATAAAATCGGTGCCAAAATGGAAAAAATGGCTCCGGGAACTACTTTCATCCGTTGGAAACCGACCGGATTGTACAATGCAATGATTAATCCGCTTATCAATTATAATATCAAAGGCGCCATTTGGTATCAGGGCGAAAGCAACACCGGAAAACCAAGAGAATACGGCGATTTGCTGACCACAATGATTCTGGATTGGCGAAATAAATGGAACCAGAAAGAGATGCCTTTTTTCACAGTACAATTAGCCAATTTTATGGAACCAAAAACACAACCTGTGGAAAGCAATTGGGCAGAATTAAGAGACCAGCAGCGTCAGGTTTCGCTGAAAGTTCCGAACACGGGACTTGCTGTAATTATCGATATAGGAGAGTGGAACGATATTCATCCTTTAAACAAGAAAACAGTCGGTGACAGACTGGCTTTGCAGGCACTAAAAGTTGCAGACAAAAAGAATATCATTGCAGACGGACCGGTTTATCAGTCAATGAAAGTAGAAGGAAATAAAATCATTCTTTCCTTTAAAAATGGAACCGATGATTTTGCACCCGTTTCAGAACTGAAAGGTTTTGCCGTCAAAGGAAAAGAAGGAAAATACGAATGGGCAAAAGCAAAAATTGAAGGCAACAAAATCATTGTCTGGAACGACACCATTTCAAATCCAATTTCAGTAAGATACGACTGGGCAGACAACCCTGATGGAAACCTTAAAAATAAGACCGGACTTCCTGCATCACCATTTACTACAGAATAA
- a CDS encoding NrtR DNA-binding winged helix domain-containing protein, with product MEENYPKHFVAVDCIIFGFDGENLKILLIKRNFEPNKGDWSLMGGFINEQESSDQAADRILNALTGLENIYLEQLNTYTAVDRDPSARIMSISHYALINIQDSIQINETYSAKWFDLKDHPDLIFDHDAMVKDAVLRLRRRATTRPIGFELLPEKFTMKDLQNLYEAIFDEKYDKRNFTSKINALDVLVNTNEKDMSSSKKGSFLYTFDEEKYHKKIAEGFMFKI from the coding sequence ATGGAAGAGAATTATCCCAAACATTTTGTCGCAGTAGACTGTATTATTTTCGGTTTTGATGGAGAAAATCTTAAAATTCTCCTGATTAAAAGAAATTTCGAACCCAACAAAGGAGATTGGTCACTGATGGGTGGATTTATCAATGAACAGGAAAGCTCTGACCAGGCGGCCGATCGTATTCTAAATGCGCTGACAGGTCTGGAAAATATCTATCTTGAACAATTAAATACCTACACTGCAGTCGACCGCGATCCGAGTGCCAGAATTATGTCGATATCGCATTATGCACTGATTAACATTCAGGATTCTATTCAAATCAATGAGACATACAGCGCCAAATGGTTTGATTTAAAAGATCACCCGGATTTGATTTTTGATCACGATGCAATGGTAAAAGATGCTGTTCTGAGACTGAGAAGAAGAGCAACCACAAGACCGATCGGATTTGAATTGCTTCCCGAAAAATTCACAATGAAAGATCTGCAGAATCTTTACGAAGCGATTTTTGATGAAAAATATGACAAGCGGAATTTCACTAGCAAAATCAATGCACTTGATGTCTTGGTAAATACGAACGAGAAAGATATGAGCTCGTCTAAAAAAGGTTCTTTTCTCTATACCTTTGATGAGGAAAAATACCACAAAAAAATCGCCGAAGGCTTTATGTTTAAAATATAA